In the Telopea speciosissima isolate NSW1024214 ecotype Mountain lineage chromosome 2, Tspe_v1, whole genome shotgun sequence genome, one interval contains:
- the LOC122651122 gene encoding WAT1-related protein At3g30340-like: protein MLWLCSWILTVKVLLCQMLLAVSLQIVGSTFETVALNLQTAIIFVLALIFRQEQFSFQSFNGQAKILGVTISVCGALIMVLWKGPAIKESTLLASSQASTGRTIGSFMVIVAVFSTSFWNILVGIMVTGLCFYVMTWCIHKKGPVFTSAFNPLLIVFSFLSETIVYKNPAHWGSIVGVVLVVSGLYLLLWAKSRDTETEKMNEDRPISSPLIQ from the exons ATGCTATGGCTTTGTTCTTGGATTCTTACAGTTAA GGTACTGTTGTGTCAAATGCTATTGGCAGTAAGCCTGCAAATAGTAGGATCCACATTCGAGACCGTTGCTTTGAACTTACAGACAGCTATAATCTTTGTTTTGGCATTAATTTTTAGACAAGAACAATTCAGCTTTCAGAGTTTTAATGGACAAGCCAAGATACTTGGGGTGACCATCTCTGTTTGTGGAGCTTTAATAATGGTTCTTTGGAAGGGGCCTGCGATAAAAGAATCGACTTTGTTAGCCAGTTCTCAAGCTTCTACTGGAAGAACTATTGGCAGTTTCATGGTCATTGTTGCTGTATTTTCAACTTCTTTCTGGAATATTTTGGTG GGGATAATGGTTACAGGACTCTGCTTCTATGTGATGACATGGTGCATACACAAGAAGGGCCCTGTATTTACATCAGCATTCAACCCACTTCTcattgttttctcttttctttcagaGACAATTGTATATAAAAACCCTGCACATTGGGGAAG CATTGTTGGAGTAGTACTGGTAGTTTCTGGTCTCTACCTACTTTTGTGGGCTAAATCTAGAGATACTGAGACAGAAAAGATGAATGAAGATAGGCCCATCAGCTCACCTTTGATCCAATGA
- the LOC122652196 gene encoding cytochrome P450 736A117-like, producing MSLTNDVICRVALGKKYGGEEGGGRRFKEMMRELGYLLGAFNVADFIPWLSWVNYVNGLEKRVEKNFAEIDSFMDQVIEDHTHEKRKKGYGDDADSGGQDFVDFLLQIQQDKNAEIALGRDNIKAIVSDMFAAGTDTSNVLPQWAMAELLKHPKVMKEVQEELRGRVTMSKPNITEDDIEQMHYLKAVIKETLRLHPPVPLLVPRESTENAKIQGFDILAKTTVIINAWAIGRDPVSWDEPDKFNPKRFLNDVTSSIDFWGQDFQLIPFGSGRRGCPGTHFAIATVELALASLLHKFDWTLPNGASGEDLDMTETPGISTHLKSPLLVVATPHY from the exons ATGTCTCTAACAAATGATGTTATCTGTAGGGTGGCCCTAGGGAAGAAGTATGGTGGGGAGGAGGGTGGTGGTCGGAGGTTTAAAGAGATGATGAGGGAATTAGGGTACCTGTTAGGGGCTTTTAATGTAGCCGACTTTATACCGTGGCTTTCCTGGGTGAATTATGTAAATGGGCTGGAGAAGAGGGTTGAGAAAAATTTTGCAGAGATAGATTCATTTATGGATCAAGTAATTGAAGATCACACacatgaaaaaaggaaaaagggctATGGTGACGATGCAGATAGTGGCGGCCAAGACTTTGTGGACTTCCTTCTTCAGATTCAACAGGATAAGAACGCTGAAATTGCCCTTGGGAGAGACAACATCAAAGCCATTGTATCG GATATGTTTGCTGCCGGAACTGATACCTCAAATGTACTCCCACAATGGGCAATGGCAGAGCTTTTAAAGCATCCAAAAGTCATGAAAGAAGTTCAAGAGGAGTTGAGGGGCCGGGTCACAATGAGTAAGCCAAATATTACAGAGGATGATATTGAACAAATGCACTATTTGAAAGCAGTGATTAAAGAGACACTACGATTGCATCCTCCGGTCCCATTATTGGTTCCGCGTGAATCAACGGAAAACGCCAAAATACAAGGGTTTGATATTCTGGCAAAGACAACAGTAATAATCAATGCATGGGCCATTGGAAGGGACCCTGTGTCATGGGATGAACCAGATAAGTTTAATCCAAAGAGGTTCCTGAATGATGTTACTAGCTCTATTGATTTTTGGGGCCAAGATTTCCAACTAATTCCCTTTGGGTCGGGTCGGCGAGGATGCCCAGGTACCCATTTTGCGATCGCAACTGTTGAACTTGCATTAGCAAGTCTTCTACACAAGTTTGATTGGACATTGCCTAATGGAGCAAGTGGGGAGGATTTAGATATGACAGAAACTCCTGGGATTTCAACCCACTTGAAATCTCCTCTTCTAGTTGTTGCAACTCCTCACTACTAG
- the LOC122652197 gene encoding cytochrome P450 736A117-like — MFSGGTDTSSVLLLWTMAELLRHPEVMKEIQEEVRGVARGEAIITEDDIEQMHYLKAVIKEALRMHPPVPLLVPRESTENSKIQGFDIPAKTTVIINAWAIGRDPVSWDEPDKFKPKRFLNDATTSNIDFMGHDFQLIPFGAGRRGCPGIQFAITIVELALASLLFKFDWALPNRVSGEDLDMTETPGIMCHLKSPLLAVATPHF; from the coding sequence ATGTTTAGTGGAGGAACTGATACCTCAAGTGTACTCCTACTATGGACAATGGCAGAGCTTTTAAGGCATCCTGAAGTCATGAAAGAAATTCAAGAGGAAGTGAGGGGGGTCGCAAGGGGTGAAGCAATTATTACAGAAGATGATATTGAACAAATGCACTATTTGAAAGCAGTGATTAAGGAGGCACTACGAATGCATCCTCCGGTCCCTTTGTTGGTTCCCCGTGAATCGACAGAAAACAGCAAAATACAAGGGTTTGATATTCCGGCCAAGACCACAGTAATAATCAATGCATGGGCCATTGGAAGAGACCCTGTGTCATGGGATGAACCAGATAAGTTTAAACCAAAGAGGTTCTTGAATGATGCTACTACCTCTAATATTGATTTCATGGGTCATGATTTCCAACTAATTCCGTTTGGGGCTGGTCGGCGGGGATGCCCGGGAATCCAATTTGCAATCACCATTGTTGAACTTGCATTAGCCAGTCTTCTATTCAAGTTTGATTGGGCATTGCCTAATAGAGTGAGTGGGGAGGATTTAGATATGACAGAAACTCCTGGGATTATGTGCCACTTGAAATCTCCTCTTCTAGCTGTTGCAACTCCACACTTCTAA
- the LOC122652195 gene encoding cytochrome P450 71A1-like — MSNILQWLVQQGQGDLLHAFLLLCFPILLLFVFFFKNNNRVGNQRHHLPPSPWKFPIIGNLHQLGPLPHRNLQSLAKRYGPLMLLHLGSKPTLVVSSADAAREIMKTHDLIFSSRPDTNFGRRLSFDCKDIAVTPYGEYWRQVRRICVLHLLSTKRVQSLRPVREEETRAMTEKIQSSCSSSPSFSALVNLSEVLMSLTNDITSRVALGKKYGGDEGGGQRFKEMMRELGYLLGVFNVGDFIPWLGWVNFVNGLEKRVEKNFIERDSFMNQVIEDHTNEKRKKEYGDDADDSGGKDFVGSLLKIQQDNNAEIALGRDNIKAIVMDMFTGGTDTSNVLIQWTMAELLKHPEVMKEIQKELRGVARGEAIITEDDIEQMHYLKAVIKESVRLHPPNPLLIPRESMENVKIQGFDIPAKTTVIINAWAIGRDSVSWDEPEKFNPKRFLNDATSSIDFRGHDFQLIPFGAGRRGCPGTQFAITIVELALANLLHKFDWILPNGASGEDLDTTEAPGITCHLNSPLLAVATPHF, encoded by the exons ATGTCTAATATA CTGCAATGGTTAGTGCAACAAGGCCAAGGGGACTTACTTCATGCCTTCTTGCTTCTTTGCTTTCCGATCCTCCTTCTCTTTGTGTTCTTTTTCAAGAATAATAATAGAGTAGGAAACCAGAGACACCATCTACCGCCTTCTCCATGGAAGTTCCCTATAATAGGGAACCTCCACCAGTTAGGCCCTTTGCCACACCGCAATCTCCAATCCTTGGCTAAACGTTATGGCCCTCTCATGCTGTTGCACTTGGGAAGCAAACCAACTCTAGTGGTTTCATCAGCTGATGCGGCTCGTGAAATCATGAAAACCCATGACCTAATCTTCTCAAGCAGACccgataccaattttggtagGCGACTCTCATTTGATTGCAAGGACATTGCCGTCACACCTTACGGCGAGTATTGGAGACAAGTACGAAGAATTTGTGTCCTCCACCTTCTAAGTACGAAGAGGGTTCAATCTCTCAGGCCGGTTAGGGAAGAAGAGACGAGAGCAATGACCGAAAAAATCCAAAGCTCTTGCTCATCTTCACCTTCATTCTCAGCTCTGGTGAACTTGAGCGAGGTGCTCATGTCTCTAACAAATGATATTACCAGTAGGGTGGCTCTAGGGAAGAAGTATGGTGGGGATGAGGGTGGTGGTCAGAGGTTTAAAGAGATGATGAGGGAATTAGGGTATCTGTTAGGAGTTTTTAATGTAGGGGACTTCATACCGTGGCTTGGGTGGGTAAATTTTGTAAATGGATTGGAGAAGAGGGTGGAGAAAAATTTTATAGAGAGAGATTCTTTTATGAATCAAGTAATTGAAGACCACACaaatgaaaagaggaaaaaggagtATGGTGACGACGCAGATGATAGTGGTGGCAAAGACTTCGTGGGCTCCCTCCTTAAGATTCAACAGGATAACAACGCTGAAATTGCCCTTGGGAGAGACAACATCAAAGCCATTGTAATg GATATGTTTACTGGTGGAACTGATACCTCAAATGTACTCATACAATGGACAATGGCAGAGCTTTTAAAGCATCCAGAAGTTATGAAAGAAATTCAAAAGGAACTGAGGGGGGTCGCAAGGGGTGAAGCAATTATTACAGAAGATGATATTGAACAAATGCACTATTTGAAAGCAGTGATTAAGGAATCAGTACGATTGCATCCTCCAAACCCTTTGTTGATTCCACGTGAATCGATGGAAAACGTCAAAATACAAGGGTTTGATATTCCGGCCAAGACCACAGTAATAATCAATGCATGGGCTATTGGAAGGGACTCTGTGTCTTGGGATGAACCAGAGAAGTTTAATCCAAAGAGGTTCTTGAATGATGCTACTAGCTCTATTGATTTCAGGGGCCATGATTTCCAACTAATTCCGTTTGGAGCAGGTCGGCGGGGATGCCCGGGAACCCAATTTGCGATCACCATTGTTGAACTTGCAttagccaatcttctacacaagtTTGATTGGATATTGCCTAATGGAGCGAGTGGCGAGGATTTAGATACCACAGAAGCTCCTGGGATTACATGCCATTTGAATTCTCCTCTTCTAGCTGTTGCAACTCCTCACTTCTAA
- the LOC122652860 gene encoding probable glutathione S-transferase, which translates to MSESIDVEVMVVDFWANGFGMRVRIALQEKGIHYEFKEEDLRNPQKSPLVLKMNPVRKSTPILIHKGSPICDSLAILEYIDETWNEGFPLFLPKDPYEKAKARFWANFIDDKLFGSQTRFLKSKGEAKEAVKKDFLEELKQLEGELGDKTYFGGDMFGFLDIVLIPYSSMFYAYERHGDYKMEAECPKLASWVKRCIERESVSKTLPDPVEMYEFHKKWYGTE; encoded by the exons ATGTCTGAGAGTATAGATGTGGAGGTTATGGTGGTTGATTTCTGGGCAAATGGCTTTGGGATGAGAGTGAGGATTGCATTACAGGAGAAGGGAATCCACTATGAATTTAAAGAAGAAGATCTCAGGAATCCCCAGAAAAGCCCACTGGTTCTGAAGATGAACCCAGTTCGGAAATCTACCCCTATTTTGATCCACAAAGGAAGTCCCATCTGTGATTCTTTAGCCATACTCGAATACATTGATGAGACATGGAATGAGGGtttccctctcttccttcctaAGGATCCATATGAGAAGGCCAAAGCAAGATTTTGGGCTAATTTCATCGACGACAAG CTTTTTGGGTCTCAAACGAGGTTCTTGAAGAGCAAAGGTGAAGCTAAAGAAGCTGTTAAGAAGGATTTTTTGGAGGAATTGAAGCAGTTGGAAGGGGAACTGGGAGATAAAACTTACTTTGGAGGGGATATGTTTGGGTTTTTGGATattgtcctcatcccttactcAAGCATGTTTTATGCGTACGAAAGGCATGGGGACTACAAGATGGAGGCTGAGTGCCCTAAACTGGCATCTTGGGTGAAGAGATGCATCGAAAGAGAGAGTGTCTCTAAGACCCTCCCTGACCCAGTAGAGATGTATGAGTTTCATAAGAAATGGTATGGGACCGAGTAA
- the LOC122652266 gene encoding probable glutathione S-transferase parA, with protein sequence MADEVILMDFRPSPFGMRVRIALSEKGIKYVYKEENLADKSHLLLKMNPIHKKVPVLVHNGRPVCESLNIVQYIDEIWKGKSPLLPSDPYQRAEARFWADYVDKKIFDTGRRVWMSKGEELERAKKQFIEVLLVLEAELGNKAYFGGDNLGFVDVSFIPFYSWFYAYETIGSFSIEAECPKLVAWAKRCMRRESVSTSLPGQHQIYDFVLHIKKRFGFD encoded by the exons ATGGCAGATGAGGTGATTCTGATGGATTTTCGGCCCAGCCCTTTTGGGATGAGGGTAAGGATTGCCTTGAGTGAAAAGGGTATCAAATACGTGTATAAGGAAGAGAACCTAGCCGATAAGAGCCATCTACTTCTGAAAATGAACCCAATTCATAAGAAAGTCCCTGTTTTGGTCCATAATGGGAGACCCGTTTGTGAATCCCTTAATATAGTTCAATACATCGATGAGATTTGGAAGGGAAAATCTCCATTATTGCCATCTGATCCCTACCAGCGAGCAGAAGCCAGATTCTGGGCTGATTACGTTGACAAAAAG ATATTCGATACGGGGAGAAGGGTATGGATGAGCAAAGGTGAAGAACTAGAAAGAGCAAAGAAGCAATTCATAGAAGTGTTATTGGTTTTGGAAGCAGAGCTTGGAAACAAAGCTTACTTTGGGGGTGATAACTTGGGATTCGTTGATGTGAGTTTCATTCCCTTCTACAGTTGGTTTTATGCATACGAGACAATTGGGAGCTTCAGTATAGAAGCTGAGTGCCCAAAGCTGGTAGCTTGGGCGAAGAGGTGTATGCGGAGGGAAAGTGTTTCTACTTCTCTTCCTGGCCAGCACCAGATTTATGACTTCGTTTTGCATATTAAGAAGAGGTTTGGATTTGATTAG
- the LOC122651649 gene encoding probable glutathione S-transferase, producing the protein MAEEVILLDFWPSPFGMRVRIALAEKGISYQYRDENLQDKSPLLLQMNPVHKKIPVLVHNGKPICESLNIVQYIDEFWNGKSALLPSDPYQRAQARFWADYTDKMIYPCIRGIYTGKGEEQEKAKKEFIEVLKVLEGELGDKPYFGGDSFGFVDLSFVPFCSWFYAMEELGKFSIEAECPKLVGWVQRCMEKESVAKTLPDQHKVCDFVLQLRKKFVAE; encoded by the exons ATGGCTGAAGAGGTAATTCTCTTGGATTTCTGGCCCAGCCCTTTTGGGATGAGGGTGAGAATCGCTTTGGCTGAGAAGGGTATCAGCTATCAATACAGAGACGAGAATCTTCAAGACAAGAGCCCACTATTGCTGCAGATGAATCCAGTTCATAAGAAGATCCCTGTGTTGGTCCATAATGGGAAACCCATCTGTGAATCTCTCAACATTGTTCAATACATTGACGAATTTTGGAATGGCAAATCTGCTCTGTTGCCCTCTGATCCATACCAGCGAGCCCAGGCCAGGTTCTGGGCTGACTACACAGACAAGATG ATATATCCCTGTATAAGGGGAATATACActggaaaaggagaagaacaagagaaagCAAAGAAGGAGTTCATAGAGGTGTTGAAGGTTTTGGAAGGAGAGCTTGGAGACAAACCATACTTTGGGGGTGATAGTTTTGGGTTTGTGGATCTGAGCTTTGTACCCTTCTGTAGTTGGTTTTATGCCATGGAGGAATTGGGAAAATTCAGCATTGAAGCCGAATGCCCAAAACTGGTTGGATGGGTGCAGAGGTGTATGGAGAAGGAGAGTGTGGCCAAGACCCTTCCTGACCAACACAAGGTCTGCGACTTCGTTCTGCAACTCAGGAAGAAATTTGTTGCGGAATag